One window of the Chitinophaga niabensis genome contains the following:
- a CDS encoding RagB/SusD family nutrient uptake outer membrane protein gives MKHSIIRYTFLSLTALFLGSGCAKSFLDQEIPGRSPDQEFYATDADAQAATFAAYDFLQADYNWGWASILLVKTFPSDESNAGGSGPADQPSYQALDNFTFESQNEAVLWTWRVCYFGAYRCNQVINRVKGETDLQKRLIAESKVLRAHFYFDLVGLWGDVPLILKDLTSAEYSKIPRAKKAEVYAQMEKDLKEAIPLLPVKSAYPASERFRVSKGAAQALLGKVYLYQQKWPEAAAAFNDVITSHEYDLEADFAKVFSNAGEFGIESVFEVPFSSRKGFDWGNFPWATFRLIESNIHVQLQGPRSDFYTKAPNDSLQAGWGFNLPKPKLYNAYVAAGDVKRRQNTVMSVGELVANGGAWTAPTAWDYEGFFQRKYGSFEGQTSSEGGAVPDLNYGNNIRLIRYADVLLMAAEAYYRAGNEGRAREELKKVRVRAGLGEITATGDALFNAIVNERFLELAFEGFRYMDLVRWGKAEAELGALGYKANKHELLPIPNEDVRIGNIEQNKGYN, from the coding sequence ATGAAGCATTCAATTATCCGATATACATTCCTTAGCCTCACTGCCTTGTTCTTAGGCAGTGGATGTGCAAAAAGTTTCCTGGACCAGGAAATACCGGGCCGGTCTCCGGACCAGGAATTCTACGCAACAGATGCAGATGCCCAGGCTGCTACATTTGCCGCGTATGATTTCCTGCAAGCAGATTATAACTGGGGATGGGCCAGCATATTGCTGGTGAAAACTTTCCCTTCAGATGAAAGCAATGCCGGGGGCAGCGGTCCTGCTGACCAGCCTTCTTACCAGGCATTGGATAATTTCACCTTTGAATCACAGAACGAAGCTGTGTTATGGACATGGCGGGTTTGTTACTTTGGTGCTTACCGTTGCAACCAGGTGATCAACCGTGTGAAAGGGGAAACCGATCTGCAAAAACGCCTCATTGCAGAGAGTAAAGTGTTACGTGCACATTTCTATTTTGATCTCGTAGGCTTATGGGGAGATGTACCCTTAATCCTCAAGGACCTTACTTCTGCGGAATACAGCAAAATACCCCGTGCTAAAAAAGCAGAGGTGTACGCACAGATGGAAAAAGACCTGAAAGAAGCAATCCCTCTACTGCCAGTTAAATCTGCTTACCCTGCCAGTGAACGTTTCAGGGTGAGCAAAGGAGCTGCGCAGGCTTTATTGGGTAAGGTGTACCTCTATCAGCAAAAATGGCCGGAAGCTGCCGCTGCTTTTAATGATGTGATCACTTCTCATGAATACGACCTGGAAGCAGATTTTGCGAAAGTATTTTCCAATGCCGGAGAGTTTGGTATAGAAAGTGTTTTTGAAGTACCGTTCTCTTCCCGCAAAGGATTTGACTGGGGCAATTTCCCCTGGGCTACTTTCCGCCTGATAGAAAGCAATATCCATGTGCAACTGCAGGGACCCCGCAGTGATTTTTATACCAAAGCACCGAATGATTCCTTACAGGCAGGCTGGGGCTTTAATTTACCCAAACCCAAATTGTACAATGCTTACGTGGCAGCAGGAGATGTGAAAAGAAGGCAGAACACCGTAATGTCTGTTGGTGAACTTGTGGCTAACGGTGGTGCCTGGACGGCTCCAACGGCCTGGGATTATGAAGGGTTCTTCCAGCGTAAATATGGATCTTTTGAAGGGCAGACCAGTTCAGAGGGCGGTGCTGTACCTGATCTGAACTATGGGAATAATATCCGCCTGATCCGTTATGCGGATGTTTTACTCATGGCCGCCGAGGCTTATTACAGAGCTGGTAATGAAGGCCGTGCAAGGGAAGAACTGAAGAAGGTGAGGGTACGTGCAGGGCTGGGTGAGATCACTGCTACCGGCGATGCATTGTTCAATGCGATAGTCAATGAACGTTTCCTGGAACTGGCGTTTGAGGGTTTCCGTTATATGGACCTTGTGCGTTGGGGGAAAGCAGAAGCAGAACTGGGGGCTTTAGGTTATAAGGCTAATAAACATGAATTATTACCTATCCCCAATGAAGATGTGCGTATTGGGAATATTGAACAGAACAAAGGATATAATTAA
- a CDS encoding SusC/RagA family TonB-linked outer membrane protein: MKAKLLLRSALLVAVSTATSSWSVAGPWQELAVIRQPEFWQQPTSEKAREKTLVQLLKEIHKEYKIDLLYEAKKLPNVKVNFSTEGFNNVEEMLKALLTPHGLQAQSVQPNTWAIVPLPEDKAPRPKSSGPAKQDTNGDESTNTMPMMKLNGASAMMITGVAADTVRKVKVTGRITDGENGTPLPGVSVQIKGETRGAQADGEGKYSLDVSTGKTLVFSLLGYEGKEVVVAGDRSIDVTLDVSNRALNEVVVVGYGTQRKSLVTGAISSVRAADIASVSSSRIEQALQGRTAGVTVLPVSGSPGSGMRVRIRGTGSNGSSEPLYIIDGMRAGGIEYLDPSEIASMEVLKDAASAAIYGAEGANGVVIITTKSGPKDGSTRVDYSMQYGRQSIKNPMKMMNAEQYTQYVKDAGTPGTIPDPAAWKGKTGTEWFEEIAQTAPLQRHALTISGGSEKSSYLIGGTLFRQDGVIGGDRARFDRYTVRINTDHKVKPWLTVGNRLSYAYHKRNGVTEDDEFGSVISNAILLDPLMPTVFTGPLSTRAQNALNAGFNLVKDPNGRYYGVSDYVFGEAGNPLAQMAITRDGTAQHKIVGSLYAEAELMKGLKLTSRFGLDAAFLRNHGWHPTFWFSAERMNTVPGSFDKNENWYNWQWENYLTYNKKVGQHDFTVMAGMSSLKRGYDRLEGTASGMFKERDNFSYPDFMPDDQDRIAGTQTSTTMVSYYGRLLYDYKGKYLFNATLRRDGSSLLPPENTWGTFPSVSAGWIVSNEAFFPNIPLNYLKLRASWGRNGSIANINIGDWQALITTQNISYPDVNDNFFVGAEPANLENRHLKWEASEQFDVGADMGFFDNRLSFTVDYYNKITRGLLTPGSAPNVVGNVLRIVNGGTVSNKGIELELSYRNDQKNAFTYEIGANMTTIKNEVTSSNEFVDRIAGSGVGVGWTASWFEKGLPIWYFRGYKTAGIFQNQKQVDDYLAKTTMTVNPKPGDPIIVDTDGDGVISNSDHTNIGSPHPDVIFGGRVNLAFKGFDLLVFVQGQIGNEVLMGFNRVDRPTGNRPAFFYTDRWTGEGSTNTWFAPNTSSEFVYNSDFMLFDGSYTRIRQLQLGYTLPASLLKRAKIRNARIYASLDNYFTFTKYKGMDPEAGSEDNNSLGIDRGVYPIPRTALVGLSFSF; this comes from the coding sequence GGTATCAACAGCCACTTCGAGCTGGTCTGTAGCAGGCCCCTGGCAGGAACTGGCTGTTATCCGCCAACCAGAATTCTGGCAGCAACCCACGTCTGAAAAAGCCAGGGAGAAAACACTGGTACAGTTGCTAAAAGAGATCCACAAGGAGTACAAAATTGATCTGCTGTATGAAGCAAAAAAGTTACCCAATGTAAAAGTGAATTTTTCTACGGAAGGATTCAACAATGTAGAAGAGATGCTCAAAGCCCTGCTGACGCCGCATGGTTTGCAGGCCCAATCTGTTCAGCCCAATACCTGGGCCATCGTTCCGTTACCAGAAGATAAAGCTCCCCGCCCAAAGTCATCCGGCCCCGCAAAACAGGACACTAACGGCGATGAGTCTACGAACACTATGCCCATGATGAAACTCAATGGCGCTTCTGCCATGATGATCACAGGCGTAGCAGCAGACACGGTACGTAAAGTGAAAGTGACCGGCCGCATTACAGATGGAGAGAATGGAACACCATTACCCGGTGTATCCGTTCAGATCAAAGGGGAAACGCGGGGCGCCCAGGCTGATGGAGAAGGTAAATATTCGCTGGATGTTTCCACGGGTAAAACACTGGTATTTTCCCTGCTGGGGTACGAAGGGAAAGAAGTGGTTGTTGCCGGAGACCGTTCCATTGATGTAACCCTGGATGTAAGCAACCGCGCACTGAATGAAGTAGTGGTAGTGGGTTATGGTACACAACGCAAAAGCCTGGTGACCGGTGCCATTTCTTCTGTAAGAGCAGCAGATATTGCTTCTGTTTCTTCCAGCAGAATTGAACAGGCATTACAGGGACGTACAGCAGGTGTAACCGTATTACCGGTTTCCGGTTCTCCCGGAAGCGGCATGCGGGTACGGATCCGTGGTACAGGTTCCAATGGTTCTTCAGAACCCTTGTATATTATTGATGGTATGCGTGCCGGTGGCATTGAATACCTCGATCCTTCTGAAATAGCTTCCATGGAGGTTTTGAAGGACGCAGCTTCCGCAGCTATCTATGGAGCGGAAGGAGCAAACGGTGTAGTGATCATCACCACAAAATCAGGACCAAAAGACGGGTCCACCAGAGTTGATTACAGCATGCAGTACGGCCGGCAATCCATTAAGAACCCGATGAAGATGATGAATGCGGAGCAATACACCCAGTACGTAAAAGATGCCGGAACGCCCGGCACCATTCCTGATCCGGCAGCCTGGAAAGGGAAAACAGGTACAGAGTGGTTTGAAGAAATTGCACAAACAGCTCCATTACAAAGACATGCACTCACCATCAGCGGAGGTTCTGAAAAATCCTCTTACCTCATTGGCGGAACCTTGTTCCGGCAGGATGGTGTAATTGGTGGTGACCGTGCACGTTTTGATCGTTACACTGTAAGGATCAATACAGATCACAAAGTAAAACCCTGGTTAACAGTGGGCAATCGTCTTTCCTATGCTTACCATAAAAGAAATGGTGTAACGGAAGATGATGAATTTGGTTCGGTGATCAGTAATGCTATTCTGCTGGACCCCCTCATGCCTACTGTATTTACAGGGCCATTGAGCACAAGAGCGCAGAATGCATTGAACGCTGGTTTTAACCTGGTGAAAGATCCCAATGGCCGTTACTATGGTGTGTCTGATTACGTGTTTGGAGAAGCAGGTAACCCATTGGCACAAATGGCTATTACCAGGGACGGTACTGCGCAGCATAAGATAGTAGGTAGTTTGTATGCAGAAGCGGAACTCATGAAAGGATTAAAGCTTACTTCCCGCTTTGGATTGGATGCGGCATTCCTTCGCAACCATGGCTGGCATCCCACTTTCTGGTTCTCTGCTGAAAGAATGAATACAGTGCCCGGTTCTTTTGACAAGAATGAGAACTGGTACAATTGGCAGTGGGAAAACTACCTGACCTATAATAAAAAAGTTGGTCAGCATGATTTCACCGTGATGGCTGGTATGAGTTCCCTGAAGCGTGGTTACGATCGTTTGGAAGGTACTGCTTCCGGTATGTTCAAGGAAAGAGACAACTTCAGTTATCCTGATTTCATGCCGGATGACCAGGACCGTATTGCAGGTACACAAACATCTACTACCATGGTTTCTTACTATGGCCGTTTGCTGTATGATTATAAAGGCAAATATCTTTTCAATGCTACCCTTAGAAGGGATGGCTCTTCTCTTTTACCACCTGAGAATACATGGGGTACTTTCCCTTCCGTATCTGCAGGATGGATTGTTTCCAACGAAGCTTTCTTCCCCAATATCCCGCTGAACTATCTGAAGCTGAGAGCCAGCTGGGGCAGGAATGGTAGTATTGCCAATATCAATATTGGAGACTGGCAGGCATTGATCACTACACAGAATATCAGCTATCCGGATGTGAACGATAATTTCTTTGTAGGTGCAGAACCTGCCAACCTGGAGAACAGGCACCTGAAATGGGAAGCCAGTGAACAGTTTGATGTGGGAGCAGATATGGGCTTCTTCGATAACCGCCTGAGCTTTACTGTCGACTATTATAATAAGATCACAAGAGGTTTGCTTACCCCGGGCAGCGCACCTAACGTTGTAGGGAACGTACTCCGCATTGTGAATGGTGGTACAGTTTCTAACAAGGGTATTGAACTGGAACTAAGTTACCGCAACGATCAGAAAAATGCCTTCACATATGAGATCGGTGCTAACATGACCACGATTAAAAATGAGGTGACCAGCTCCAATGAGTTCGTGGACCGTATTGCAGGATCTGGTGTTGGTGTGGGTTGGACGGCTTCCTGGTTTGAAAAGGGATTACCGATCTGGTACTTCCGCGGGTATAAAACAGCCGGTATTTTCCAGAACCAGAAACAGGTGGATGATTATCTCGCAAAGACAACTATGACGGTGAACCCTAAACCCGGCGATCCTATTATTGTAGATACAGATGGTGACGGCGTGATCTCTAACAGTGATCATACCAATATTGGCAGCCCGCATCCGGATGTGATCTTTGGTGGCCGTGTAAATCTTGCCTTCAAAGGATTTGACCTGCTGGTATTTGTGCAGGGCCAGATCGGAAATGAAGTGCTGATGGGCTTCAACCGGGTAGACAGGCCAACCGGTAACCGTCCTGCTTTCTTCTATACGGACAGGTGGACAGGTGAGGGTAGTACCAATACATGGTTTGCTCCCAATACCAGCAGCGAGTTTGTATATAACAGCGACTTCATGTTATTCGATGGTTCGTATACCCGTATCCGTCAGTTACAGTTAGGGTATACTTTGCCGGCATCCTTACTGAAACGCGCAAAGATCCGCAATGCCAGGATCTATGCTTCGCTGGATAATTACTTCACATTCACCAAATACAAAGGAATGGACCCTGAAGCAGGTAGTGAAGATAATAACAGCTTAGGGATAGACAGAGGAGTATATCCTATTCCCCGTACCGCATTGGTGGGCCTTTCATTTAGTTTCTAA